In the Flavobacterium sp. 90 genome, TAAAAATGCGCCACAATTATAAAATCATTTAATCTGTCGCAAAAAAGCATACATTAACTACAATATTTTTTTATCAAATAAATCAACAACATCTTCCTGACCAACTTGCAAATTCCAAACGTGAATTCCTAAAGCGGCTGCGGCATCTGTGTTTTCTTTTTTATCATCTACAAATAAAGTTCGTTTTGGCGACAATTCATGTTTGTTGATTACATATTGAAAAACATCTGCATTTGGTTTTCGCATTCCAATTTCAAAAGAAAAATAGACTTTTTCAAAACATTGATAGAAATCACTGTAAAAGGAAATTCCGCTTTTGTTTTCGAAAGTTTCAATATGAATCGAATCTGTATTACTTAAAAGAAAAAGTCGGTATTTTTTAGAAAGCATTTGTAAAAACTCTAAACGGTACAAAGGGAAATCTGCCAAAACCGCATTCCAGGCTTCCAGAATTTCTTCGATAGATGCATTTGGAAGTTCTTTTTGAAAACCGGCTAAAAAATCGTCATGCGAAATATCTCCAGTTTCAAACAAAAGATTTAGACGATCCAAGTCTGAATTCCATTCTGTCATGCCTAATTTCTGTAATCCCGAAATAGTTGCTTGTTTATCTAAATTGATAAAAATGTCTCCAAAGTCAAAAATTATAGTATCAATCATGATTTCTAACATTTATTAATTCGTCATTTTGAATGTAAGTTTTCGTTACATTCTTCATTTGAAGAACTGGTGCTTTTGTTCCGTTTTCGAAAATTGTATTTCCGACAAAAATGCGAGCTTCATCCCAAATATTTTGATCTATAAAAGATTGTAAAGTTTGCAAACCACCTTCTATAATAATAGACTGGATTTGATTTTGATATAAAACGGACAAAATCTGCGGTATTATATTTTCATCAAAATAAATTCTCTCAAAGGTAGTGTTTTCTGATGATAAGTTAGTTTCTGATTTTGTAAAGATGATGGTTTTTACACTGTTATCAAAAACAAAACTGTCTTTTGAAATTCGGTTATTTTGATCTAAAACAACTCTCACAGGATTATTTCCGGACCAATCTCTGGTGTTTAATTTAGGATTGTCATCGATAACAGTTTTTGTTCCTACTAAAATTGCCTGTTCTTCACTGCGCCATTTATGAACCAATTGTCTTGAATATTGATTTGTGATCCAAATAGGTTTTCGATCCTGATTAATTTCTTTTTCAGGAGACAAAAATCCATCTTGACTTTCTGCCCATTTTAATATAATGTAAGGTCTCTTTTGCTGATGAAAAGTAAAGAAACGTTTGTTGAGTTCATTGCATTCTTTTTCTAAAACACCAACGATAACATTTGCTCCGGAAGCAATTAATTTTTTGATTCCGTTTCCTGCCACTTTTTCATTAGGATCAACAGTTCCCACAACGACATTCGGAATTTTATGTTCGATAATTAAATCGCAACAAGGCGGAGTTTTTCCAAAATGACTGCACGGTTCTAAGCTCACATAAATAGTTGCTTTTTTCAACAGCGATTTATCCTTTACAGATCGAACTGCATTTACTTCCGCATGTGGTTCACCGGCTTTTTTATGCCAGCCTTCACCAATAATTTTACCATCATAAACAATTACACTTCCCACCATTGGATTTGGATATGTAGTTCCAAAGCCATTTTGTGCCAATTCTATGCAGCGTTTTATATATTTTTCATGTATATTCACGGTACAAAAGTAGTTATTTTTGTTTAGTCCATATAGTTATTGGACTAGTTAAGGAACTATCGAAAAAGTATTTTTACTTTTGTAGATATGTCGCACGAATAGAGAAATATGAAAAATTGGATTATTAGAACAATTAAAAAAGAAGACAATCAGGCAGTTGCACAATTAATACGATCTGTTTTTGATGAAATGGAAATTCCAAAAGTAGGTACAGCATACGAAGATCCATATTTAGATTTAATGTTTGAAGAATATAACAAGCCCAAATCGGCTTATTTTGTAGTTGAAAACGAAGGAAAAATTGTGGGTTGTGCCGGAATTGCACCTTTAGAGAATGGAGCTCCAGAAATTAGTGAATTGCAAAAGATGTATTTTTTACCCGAAACACGAGGTTTGGGAATTGGAGCTAAAATGATGGAGAAATGTTTAGACGAAGCAAGAAATTTTGGTTTTAAAAAATGTTATATTGAGACAATGCCTTTTATGCACGCTGCTCAAAAATTATATAAAAAATCAGGTTTTGAATATTTAGATACTCCATTAGGAAATACAGGGCACAGTTCTTGCCCAGTTTGGATGTTGAAATTGTTGTAGAATGAAAATGTAGTAAATTAGGTTTTGCAATATTTAATTGGAAAGAAAATTAGCTTTTGCTGAAAAGTAATACTCAAACACCCGGAATGAAAATTAAACAATACCGTACTCAATTTATAAAAGAATTAGCCCCTTTTTACGATGCTTACGAAGCAGAAAGTTTTTTCTATTTGATTTTAGAAGACAAGCATCAGTTACGACAAATTGATTTGGCTTTAAATCACGAATTGACTTTCTCTGAAAGTGATTTTGTAGTTTGGGATTCCTTATTAGCACAATTAAAACAAGAAGTTCCAATTCAGTATTTGCTGGGGAAAACCAGTTTTTATGGTTTGGATTTTGAAGTAAATGATAACGTACTTATTCCTCGTCCTGAAACGGAAGAATTGGTAGAATGGATTATCAACGAAAATTCTATTGAGAATAAAACCAAAAAAATAAAAATTCTGGATATTGGTACCGGCAGCGGATGTATAGCAATTTCATTGGCTAAAAATCTTCCGAATGCTGAAGTCTATGGTTTTGATGTTTCGAAAAAAGCGATTGAAACGGCCAAAAGAAATGCGATAAACAATAAAGTCGATGTTACTTTTATGTTTCAGGATGTTCTGGAATTAGAAGAATTGAGATGTAAATTTGATATTATCGTTTCGAATCCACCATATGTTCGTAATTTAGAAAAAGAAGAAATCAGAAAGAATGTCCTGGATTATGAACCACATTTGGCACTTTTTGTCGATGATAATGATGCTTTGATTTTCTATCGAAAAATTGCGGAATTAGCGAAGAAAAATTTTCTGGAAAACGGAAAATTGTATTTCGAAATTAATCAGTATTTAGGAAAAGAAATGACTGATTTATTAGAAAAAATGGATTTTAAAAACATAGAACTTCGAAGAGATATCTACGATAATGATCGAATGATGAAAGGAAGTATTTAGTTTTCAGTTTTCAGTTTTCAGTTTTCAGTCGCAGTAAGCAGTGAAAACTGAAAACTGAAAACTGAAAATTAATTATGTAAGGAGTTTTGATAGTGTTACTTACATTTTTTTTTATAATTCTATTTCTGGAGCTAATCCCGCACCCGAGCCTGAAAGTGCGAACTGGCAAAGCAATCCGTTTCAATCTTTTGTGTCCGCCGCGGCGGACACAAAAGGATTTCCACTTCTATCGGGGCTAGGGCAATCATTTTTAGATAAACATTTTCGTTAAGTTTCTTTTTCAATAGAAATGACATTGTTAAAGTTTAGAGATAAATATTTTTTGTAATCATTTTCGTTCTTTTTGAGGTATCTTTGAAGCCCTAACCTTTAAGACTATGAATTCGATAAAATTTTTACCCGTGTGGTATGCTGGCGGTATTGGAAACAACCGTAACGCTCTTAAAGGCGTAGGACAGCTAAGCTGCGCGGGTTTTATATTTCCCTAAACTTTAAGATTATGAGTACAAACACCCTTTCAAAAGAAGCCGAAACAAGGCTGATTGATTTTTTTAGCAAATCCGTCGATCCGCAAAGTTTAGCAAAAAAAATCCGAAAATTAAATTACATTCTTGCTCTAAGTATAATGCGAGATTGCGAAACTCTTGAAAACAATAAAATAAATATCGAAGATGGGTTTTATTGGCTTAATGAATTAGCCGAGATTCTAAATCCTTATTTGGATGTTGAGTGATTAAACAAGAAAAGGCTGTTAATTAGAACAGCTTTTTTGCTTTATGATAGTTG is a window encoding:
- a CDS encoding HAD family phosphatase; this encodes MIDTIIFDFGDIFINLDKQATISGLQKLGMTEWNSDLDRLNLLFETGDISHDDFLAGFQKELPNASIEEILEAWNAVLADFPLYRLEFLQMLSKKYRLFLLSNTDSIHIETFENKSGISFYSDFYQCFEKVYFSFEIGMRKPNADVFQYVINKHELSPKRTLFVDDKKENTDAAAALGIHVWNLQVGQEDVVDLFDKKIL
- the ribD gene encoding bifunctional diaminohydroxyphosphoribosylaminopyrimidine deaminase/5-amino-6-(5-phosphoribosylamino)uracil reductase RibD, with the translated sequence MNIHEKYIKRCIELAQNGFGTTYPNPMVGSVIVYDGKIIGEGWHKKAGEPHAEVNAVRSVKDKSLLKKATIYVSLEPCSHFGKTPPCCDLIIEHKIPNVVVGTVDPNEKVAGNGIKKLIASGANVIVGVLEKECNELNKRFFTFHQQKRPYIILKWAESQDGFLSPEKEINQDRKPIWITNQYSRQLVHKWRSEEQAILVGTKTVIDDNPKLNTRDWSGNNPVRVVLDQNNRISKDSFVFDNSVKTIIFTKSETNLSSENTTFERIYFDENIIPQILSVLYQNQIQSIIIEGGLQTLQSFIDQNIWDEARIFVGNTIFENGTKAPVLQMKNVTKTYIQNDELINVRNHD
- a CDS encoding GNAT family N-acetyltransferase yields the protein MKNWIIRTIKKEDNQAVAQLIRSVFDEMEIPKVGTAYEDPYLDLMFEEYNKPKSAYFVVENEGKIVGCAGIAPLENGAPEISELQKMYFLPETRGLGIGAKMMEKCLDEARNFGFKKCYIETMPFMHAAQKLYKKSGFEYLDTPLGNTGHSSCPVWMLKLL
- the prmC gene encoding peptide chain release factor N(5)-glutamine methyltransferase produces the protein MKIKQYRTQFIKELAPFYDAYEAESFFYLILEDKHQLRQIDLALNHELTFSESDFVVWDSLLAQLKQEVPIQYLLGKTSFYGLDFEVNDNVLIPRPETEELVEWIINENSIENKTKKIKILDIGTGSGCIAISLAKNLPNAEVYGFDVSKKAIETAKRNAINNKVDVTFMFQDVLELEELRCKFDIIVSNPPYVRNLEKEEIRKNVLDYEPHLALFVDDNDALIFYRKIAELAKKNFLENGKLYFEINQYLGKEMTDLLEKMDFKNIELRRDIYDNDRMMKGSI